One genomic region from Armatimonadota bacterium encodes:
- the ubiA gene encoding putative 4-hydroxybenzoate polyprenyltransferase: MKYLAFRGLRKLKTILEMIKFEHTVFALPFALISMVLAADGLPEGRVIFWILVAMVGARSSAMAFNRIADIAYDRLNPRTADRALPRGVLSLSEVWLFTLFSAAAFVFAAYMLNPLAFALSPVALIVILGYSYTKRFTSLTHLVLGLALGIAPVGAWIAVRGQFNLAPIVLSAAVMFWTAGFDIIYALQDIEFDRAQGLFSIPRFLGIRRSLMVSRLFHFAAITLLVLFGAVMSLGGMYFVGTAAAAALLIYEQSLVKPHDISKVDVAFFNTNGLVSIGLLIFTVLDLLIRKGMM; this comes from the coding sequence ATGAAGTATCTTGCATTTCGAGGATTGCGAAAGCTAAAGACAATCCTAGAGATGATAAAATTTGAACACACGGTTTTCGCCCTCCCTTTTGCCTTAATAAGCATGGTGCTTGCAGCCGATGGCTTGCCTGAAGGAAGGGTTATTTTCTGGATACTGGTAGCAATGGTTGGAGCGCGCAGTTCAGCAATGGCATTCAATCGCATTGCTGATATTGCATACGATAGGTTGAACCCACGCACCGCGGATAGAGCGCTTCCAAGAGGTGTTTTGAGTCTTAGCGAAGTATGGTTGTTCACGCTTTTTTCAGCCGCTGCGTTCGTCTTTGCCGCATATATGCTGAATCCACTTGCATTTGCACTTTCTCCGGTCGCTCTTATCGTAATCCTTGGATATTCATATACAAAGCGTTTTACCTCGCTTACGCATCTTGTACTTGGTTTAGCGCTTGGAATTGCTCCTGTTGGCGCATGGATTGCTGTTAGAGGTCAGTTTAATCTTGCGCCAATCGTGCTTTCGGCAGCAGTAATGTTTTGGACTGCAGGCTTTGACATAATTTATGCTTTGCAGGACATCGAATTTGATCGTGCACAAGGATTATTTTCAATTCCGCGCTTTTTGGGTATTCGTCGGTCGCTAATGGTGTCAAGACTTTTCCATTTTGCTGCAATTACACTGCTTGTTCTATTTGGTGCCGTAATGTCTCTTGGGGGAATGTATTTTGTAGGGACGGCAGCGGCAGCGGCGTTATTGATATATGAGCAGAGCCTTGTAAAACCGCATGATATCAGCAAAGTAGATGTAGCTTTCTTCAACACCAACGGTTTGGTTAGCATTGGACTCCTGATATTTACAGTGCTCGACCTCCTAATTAGAAAGGGCATGATGTGA
- a CDS encoding menaquinone biosynthesis decarboxylase — translation MAYKDLHDFIEHLQKTGQLRRILVPISTDLEITEVADRVMCEGGPALIFEKPLGYDIPVLINAFGTEQRMCAALGVTNLDDIGYEIADLLQPEVPETLLGKLMMIPKYGKLASYAPKIVKSGICQEVVQTDDASLYELPILKCWPGDGGRFITLPMVFSVDPYTGVRNVGMYRMHVYDERTTGMHWHPNKVGARHYAGYERLGRRMEIAVALGGDPALTYAATAPLPDNFDEILFAGFLRKKAVEMVQCKTVNIQVPADAEIVIEGYVEPGERRIEGPFGDHTGYYSLQAEFPVFHVTCITRRKNAIYPATIVGKPPKEDCFMAKATERIFLPLIRLQVPEIVDMNLPIEGVFHNLAVVSIRKQYPGQARKVMHALWGLGQMALTKIVIVVDDDVNVHDLSEVLWRVGNNIDPQRDIEFVMGPVDILDHASRLLGYGSKMGIDATKKLPGEGFDREWPDEIQMDPEVVAKINNLWDQLGL, via the coding sequence ATGGCATATAAAGACCTGCATGATTTCATTGAGCACCTGCAGAAGACAGGTCAGTTAAGGCGCATCCTCGTTCCGATAAGTACCGACCTTGAAATTACGGAGGTCGCAGACCGCGTAATGTGTGAGGGTGGCCCGGCTTTAATTTTTGAGAAGCCTCTAGGTTACGATATTCCCGTGCTCATTAACGCTTTTGGAACGGAACAGCGAATGTGCGCTGCTTTGGGTGTAACAAACTTGGATGATATAGGATATGAGATTGCCGACCTACTTCAGCCAGAAGTTCCTGAGACCCTTCTTGGCAAGTTAATGATGATTCCTAAATATGGCAAGCTTGCTTCATACGCACCAAAAATTGTAAAGTCAGGCATTTGCCAAGAAGTGGTGCAGACGGACGATGCTTCCTTATATGAGCTGCCAATTTTAAAATGTTGGCCGGGCGATGGAGGGCGTTTTATCACCCTTCCCATGGTTTTTTCGGTTGACCCATATACTGGTGTTCGCAATGTCGGAATGTATCGCATGCATGTCTATGACGAGCGAACAACTGGGATGCACTGGCATCCAAACAAAGTGGGCGCAAGGCACTATGCAGGGTATGAGCGGCTGGGACGACGCATGGAAATAGCCGTGGCGCTTGGCGGCGACCCAGCGCTTACTTATGCAGCAACAGCGCCACTCCCCGATAATTTCGATGAGATACTCTTTGCAGGTTTCCTTCGCAAGAAGGCAGTGGAAATGGTCCAGTGCAAAACAGTCAACATCCAAGTTCCGGCGGATGCTGAAATAGTTATAGAAGGCTATGTAGAACCAGGCGAAAGAAGAATAGAGGGGCCGTTCGGAGATCATACCGGCTACTACTCTCTCCAGGCTGAGTTTCCAGTTTTTCACGTAACATGCATCACACGACGGAAAAACGCTATATACCCAGCGACAATAGTTGGCAAGCCGCCCAAAGAAGATTGTTTCATGGCAAAGGCAACAGAGCGCATATTCCTTCCGCTAATTCGTCTTCAGGTTCCCGAAATTGTTGATATGAATCTCCCAATTGAAGGCGTATTCCACAACTTGGCGGTTGTCTCAATTCGCAAGCAATATCCCGGGCAAGCCAGAAAGGTTATGCATGCGCTCTGGGGATTAGGGCAAATGGCGTTAACAAAGATAGTAATAGTTGTGGATGACGATGTAAATGTTCACGACCTCAGCGAAGTGCTTTGGCGGGTAGGGAATAATATCGATCCTCAAAGAGATATTGAGTTTGTAATGGGCCCAGTTGATATCCTTGACCACGCATCTAGGCTTTTGGGTTACGGAAGCAAGATGGGTATAGATGCCACGAAGAAGCTTCCCGGCGAAGGGTTTGATCGCGAGTGGCCGGACGAAATACAAATGGATCCAGAGGTAGTTGCAAAAATAAACAACTTATGGGACCAATTGGGATTGTAA
- a CDS encoding DUF4412 domain-containing protein has translation MKTVRLLVVLAGLLVLVLQTAEAATYAKSGYMEQTGTITNAGVSKSQNSKLYWKDKRWRMETLVGDRLMITIGTGDAIYTYSPLEKKAAKSKVNTPSIIEILVQQADRMKKVKGAKKTGTETIRGYKCEVYTLTSPDKKATGKAWMCVDPKLPIVLKQSVTAANGYSEVREIKTIRLNASVSDDKFTLPKGTKIIEVKAQPKAAPKSGSKK, from the coding sequence TTGCTAGTGCTGGTATTGCAGACTGCTGAGGCGGCTACGTATGCGAAGTCTGGCTATATGGAGCAAACAGGGACTATTACAAACGCTGGGGTCTCTAAGTCTCAAAATAGCAAGCTCTATTGGAAGGACAAAAGGTGGCGGATGGAAACGTTAGTTGGCGACAGATTGATGATAACTATTGGTACCGGCGATGCAATATACACATATTCTCCTCTTGAAAAGAAAGCTGCAAAAAGTAAAGTGAACACGCCAAGTATAATTGAGATTCTAGTTCAGCAAGCGGACAGAATGAAGAAAGTTAAAGGGGCGAAAAAAACAGGGACGGAAACAATAAGGGGATATAAGTGCGAAGTCTACACCTTGACTTCTCCAGACAAAAAAGCCACCGGGAAAGCTTGGATGTGTGTCGACCCTAAACTTCCAATCGTCTTGAAGCAGAGCGTGACGGCAGCAAATGGTTATTCAGAAGTGCGGGAGATAAAGACAATCAGACTCAACGCAAGCGTCTCGGACGATAAGTTCACGCTGCCCAAGGGGACGAAAATCATAGAGGTCAAGGCACAACCTAAAGCTGCGCCTAAGTCTGGCTCAAAGAAGTAG
- a CDS encoding aldose 1-epimerase family protein, producing the protein MAKLFGTEYTREQLLVRVGDISQIGGVRSIVLNDGAERGVRAVEFRTGTGFNFNVLVDRGLDISTAEYKGRPLAWRSSTGDTSPAYFEEPGFGWLRSFYGGLVVTCGLTYAGAPCVDKGKPLGLHGRVSNIPASNVYADGEWNGDDYIIWVQGRVRETSVFGENIEMMRRISAVLGESRLRIHDMVRNLGHQKTEHMMLYHINLGFPVVDGGSKLIAPVISYQPRDADAEVEKELYASFPPPTPGFKERVYYLDIAEGADGTVGVALVNPNFDGGRGFGVYVRYFKRELPKFAEWKMNAEDTYVVGLEPANCAVEGRAKERERGTLQFLQPGEVREYHLEIGVLDSKEQIEQFEEEANTILARRKE; encoded by the coding sequence ATGGCAAAGCTCTTTGGAACCGAATATACCCGCGAGCAGTTGCTTGTAAGAGTTGGTGATATCTCACAAATTGGTGGAGTGCGCTCTATTGTGCTAAATGATGGTGCCGAACGTGGCGTTCGAGCGGTTGAGTTTCGAACTGGCACAGGATTCAACTTCAACGTGCTTGTAGACAGAGGATTGGATATCTCGACTGCCGAGTACAAAGGGAGGCCTCTTGCTTGGAGATCGTCCACGGGCGACACTTCACCAGCCTACTTTGAAGAGCCTGGCTTCGGATGGCTTAGGAGTTTCTATGGTGGTTTGGTTGTCACGTGTGGGTTAACATACGCGGGTGCTCCTTGCGTTGACAAGGGTAAGCCGCTTGGTCTCCATGGCCGCGTATCAAATATTCCAGCATCTAATGTATATGCCGACGGCGAATGGAATGGTGATGATTATATTATATGGGTTCAAGGCCGGGTTCGTGAAACCTCGGTGTTTGGTGAAAATATCGAGATGATGCGCAGAATATCTGCTGTTTTGGGCGAATCTAGACTCAGAATTCATGATATGGTACGTAATCTTGGCCATCAAAAGACTGAACACATGATGCTTTATCATATAAACCTCGGTTTCCCCGTTGTTGATGGGGGTAGCAAGTTGATTGCACCGGTTATAAGTTACCAACCTAGAGATGCTGATGCAGAGGTGGAGAAGGAACTTTACGCAAGTTTTCCTCCTCCCACTCCAGGTTTCAAGGAGCGGGTATACTACCTTGATATAGCTGAGGGAGCTGACGGAACTGTTGGTGTTGCTTTGGTCAATCCAAACTTTGATGGAGGACGTGGGTTTGGTGTTTATGTCAGATACTTTAAGCGTGAACTTCCAAAGTTTGCTGAATGGAAAATGAATGCCGAAGATACGTATGTCGTAGGGCTTGAACCTGCAAACTGCGCAGTGGAAGGGCGTGCTAAAGAGCGTGAGCGCGGGACTCTTCAATTTCTCCAACCGGGCGAAGTACGTGAGTATCACTTAGAAATTGGCGTGTTGGATTCTAAGGAACAGATTGAGCAGTTCGAAGAAGAAGCAAATACCATCCTTGCCAGGCGGAAGGAATAA
- a CDS encoding UbiX family flavin prenyltransferase encodes MVNEDERKLVMAITGASGSIYAVRFLEAILEYYEKIYLTLTENATAVIKTELGIDFPTDKVDAQSLLGGYYKKVEIFSPTDLAAPPSSGSVKHEGMVIIPCSMGTVGRIASGVSNDLVTRAADVCLKERRPLILVIRETPLNLIHLRNLTMLAEAGATILPAAPGFYHNPKTIEDLVSFVVCRVMRQLGITHVALPEWERASK; translated from the coding sequence ATGGTAAACGAAGACGAGCGAAAATTGGTAATGGCGATAACAGGTGCAAGCGGGAGCATCTACGCTGTTCGCTTCCTTGAGGCAATTTTGGAATATTATGAGAAGATATACCTTACGTTGACCGAGAATGCTACTGCTGTCATTAAAACTGAACTTGGAATCGATTTTCCAACAGATAAAGTAGATGCTCAGTCGCTATTAGGTGGATATTACAAGAAAGTTGAAATCTTTTCTCCGACTGACCTTGCTGCTCCTCCTTCCAGTGGGTCGGTAAAACACGAAGGCATGGTAATTATTCCATGTTCGATGGGCACCGTAGGGCGAATTGCTAGCGGTGTTTCAAATGATTTGGTAACGCGCGCGGCGGATGTGTGTCTAAAAGAACGGAGGCCTCTTATCCTTGTGATTCGCGAAACCCCGCTTAACTTAATTCACCTGAGGAACCTCACCATGCTTGCGGAGGCTGGGGCTACCATACTTCCTGCGGCTCCGGGATTCTACCACAATCCGAAGACAATAGAAGACCTAGTTTCCTTTGTTGTCTGCCGTGTGATGCGGCAATTGGGAATCACACATGTGGCGCTTCCTGAGTGGGAGAGAGCAAGCAAATGA